One region of Thiomonas intermedia genomic DNA includes:
- a CDS encoding acyl-CoA thioesterase has protein sequence MTPVPQLPDRAPTLRIQARPADVNMHGDIFGGWIMAQVDIAGGITAAWRAKGRVATVAVKEFLFKQPVLVGDVLSFFTEIDHVGNTSVTVRVEVYAQRTPSNVEVIKVTDALLTYVAVGADRRPRPVDQS, from the coding sequence ATGACCCCTGTTCCCCAACTCCCCGACCGCGCCCCGACGTTGCGCATTCAGGCCCGCCCTGCCGACGTCAATATGCACGGCGACATCTTCGGCGGCTGGATCATGGCGCAGGTCGACATCGCTGGCGGCATCACGGCCGCCTGGCGCGCCAAAGGCCGCGTCGCCACCGTGGCGGTGAAGGAGTTTCTGTTCAAGCAACCGGTTCTGGTCGGCGATGTGCTGTCGTTCTTCACCGAAATCGACCATGTCGGCAACACCTCGGTCACCGTGCGGGTGGAGGTCTACGCGCAGCGCACACCGTCGAATGTCGAGGTCATCAAAGTCACCGATGCCCTGCTGACCTATGTCGCGGTCGGAGCCGACCGCCGGCCTCGACCGGTGGATCAGTCCTGA
- a CDS encoding 50S ribosomal protein L25/general stress protein Ctc: MKVVAFERSLQGTGASRRLRRAGKTPGIIYGGEQAPQMIELDHNALFHALKKEQFHSSVLDMDVAGKTSQVLLRDYQMHPYKQLVLHIDFQRVDAGHKIAMKVPLHFTGAENSPAVKLSHGLVNHVMNEVEVSCLPADLPEFIAVDLSGLVLHQSVHVNDLKLPKGVTVLMHGVDNPAVVTVSPPAGGVSDEGAAAAEGESK; this comes from the coding sequence ATGAAAGTCGTCGCATTCGAACGTAGTTTGCAGGGCACTGGTGCGAGCCGCCGCCTGCGTCGTGCCGGGAAGACTCCCGGCATCATTTACGGTGGCGAGCAAGCGCCCCAGATGATCGAGCTCGATCACAACGCGTTGTTTCACGCGCTGAAGAAGGAGCAGTTCCATTCGTCCGTTCTGGACATGGACGTGGCCGGCAAGACCAGCCAGGTGCTGTTGCGCGACTACCAGATGCACCCCTACAAGCAACTGGTGCTGCACATCGATTTCCAGCGCGTCGACGCGGGGCACAAGATTGCGATGAAGGTGCCGCTGCACTTCACCGGCGCGGAGAACTCTCCCGCGGTCAAGCTCAGCCATGGCCTGGTCAACCACGTGATGAACGAAGTGGAAGTGTCCTGCCTGCCGGCCGACCTGCCCGAGTTCATCGCGGTCGATCTGAGTGGCTTGGTGCTGCACCAGAGCGTGCACGTCAACGACCTCAAGCTGCCCAAGGGCGTGACGGTGCTCATGCACGGGGTGGACAATCCTGCCGTCGTGACGGTCAGCCCGCCAGCGGGTGGCGTGAGCGACGAAGGTGCTGCTGCCGCCGAGGGCGAAAGCAAGTAA
- a CDS encoding ribose-phosphate pyrophosphokinase has product MTPNPADFILFTGNANPALAQEVAEQLGIGLGQAYIGRFSDGEVTVEIQQNVRAREVFIVQSTCAPTNDNLMELLIMVDALKRASAERITAVIPYFGYARQDRRPRSARVPITAKVVANVLQAAGVARVVTMDLHADQVQGFFDIPVDNIYASPILLSDLREKNYSDLIVVSPDIGGVVRARALAKLMDCDLAIIDKRRPKPNVSEVMNVIGEIEGRNCIIMDDMVDTAGTLTKAAEVLKTRGAKRVMAYCTHPVLSGPAIQRLQNSAIDELVVTNTIPLREEARECGKIRQLSAASLIAQTIQRIAYGGSVLQLFNEQETLF; this is encoded by the coding sequence ATGACACCGAATCCGGCGGACTTTATTCTGTTCACCGGCAATGCCAATCCGGCGCTTGCCCAGGAAGTTGCGGAACAACTCGGTATCGGCCTTGGCCAGGCCTACATCGGCAGGTTCTCGGACGGTGAAGTGACCGTCGAGATCCAACAGAACGTCCGGGCGCGCGAGGTGTTCATCGTCCAGTCCACCTGTGCGCCGACCAATGACAACCTGATGGAACTGCTCATCATGGTCGATGCACTCAAGCGTGCCTCGGCCGAGCGCATCACGGCCGTCATCCCCTATTTCGGTTACGCGCGGCAGGATCGGCGCCCTCGGTCCGCACGTGTGCCCATCACGGCGAAAGTCGTGGCCAACGTCCTGCAGGCGGCCGGCGTTGCGCGGGTGGTCACCATGGATCTGCACGCCGACCAGGTGCAGGGCTTCTTCGATATTCCGGTCGACAACATCTACGCCTCACCGATCTTGTTGTCGGATCTGCGCGAGAAGAATTACAGTGATCTCATCGTTGTCTCGCCCGACATCGGCGGCGTGGTGCGTGCCCGCGCGCTGGCCAAATTGATGGACTGTGATCTGGCCATCATCGACAAGCGCCGCCCCAAGCCGAACGTTTCGGAGGTGATGAACGTCATCGGCGAGATCGAAGGGCGCAACTGCATCATCATGGACGACATGGTGGACACCGCCGGCACGCTGACCAAAGCCGCCGAGGTGCTCAAGACGCGCGGTGCCAAACGGGTCATGGCCTATTGCACTCACCCGGTGCTGTCCGGCCCCGCCATTCAGCGCCTGCAGAACAGCGCCATCGACGAACTGGTCGTCACCAACACCATTCCGCTGCGCGAGGAAGCGCGCGAATGCGGCAAGATCCGCCAGCTTTCCGCGGCCTCGCTCATTGCGCAGACCATTCAGCGCATTGCTTACGGCGGCTCGGTGCTGCAACTGTTCAACGAGCAGGAAACCCTTTTCTGA